The proteins below come from a single Panicum hallii strain FIL2 chromosome 7, PHallii_v3.1, whole genome shotgun sequence genomic window:
- the LOC112899083 gene encoding probable aspartyl protease At4g16563, translated as MRLLCLAALLALALLLPRRQCHGLLVPLTNTLSSLRGGNGTTPVPVHHLLRSSSLRSAARHRRHRAHRGPRPPQPSAHRQLSLPLSPGSDYTLSLSVGPASAAAPVPLFLDTGSDLVWFPCAPFTCMLCEGKPTPGGFAPLPPPPGSRRVPCASPLCSAAHASAPPSDLCAAAGCPLEDIETASCSAASHPCPPLYYAYGDGSLVAHLRRGRVGLAASVAVENFTFACAHTALGEPVGVAGFGRGPLSLPAQLSPSLSGRFSYCLVSHSFRADRLIRPSPLILGRSPDEAAGLGEAGGFVYTPLLHNPRHPYFYSVALEAVSVGETRIPARPELGRVDRAGNGGMVVDSGTTFTMLPSETYARVAEAFARAMAAAGFARAGRAEAQTGLRPCYRYAATDRGVPPLALHFRGNATVALPRRNYFMGFRSEGADGGGVGCLMLMDGGDASSGDGDGPAGTLGNFQQQGFEVVYDVDAGRVGFARRRCTDLWDSLSRG; from the coding sequence ATGCGGCTCCTCTGCTTGGCCGCTCTGCTCGccctcgcgctcctcctcccgcgccgccagTGCCACGGCCTGCTCGTCCCGCTCACCAACACCCTCTCCTCGCTCCGCGGGGGCAACGGCACCACGCCCGTCCCcgtccaccacctcctccgctCCTCCTCGCTCCGCTCGGCCGCGCGCCACCGGCGCCACCGCGCGCATAGAGGCCCGCGACCGCCTCAGCCCTCCGCCCACCGCCAGCTCTCGCTCCCGCTCTCCCCGGGCAGCGACTACACGCTGTCCCTGTCCGTGGGCCCGGCATCCGCCGCGGCGCCGGTGCCCCTCTTCCTCGACACCGGCAGCGACCTCGTCTGGTTCCCCTGCGCGCCCTTCACCTGCATGCTCTGCGAGGGCAAGCCCACGCCGGGCGGCTTCGCGcctctcccgccgccgccgggctcgCGCCGCGTCCCCTGCGCGTCGCCGCTCTGCTCGGCGGCGCACGCCTCGGCGCCGCCCTCCGACCTCTGCGCCGCGGCGGGGTGCCCGCTGGAGGACATCGAGACCGCCTCGTGCAGCGCGGCGTCCCACCCGTGCCCGCCGCTCTACTACGCGTACGGGGACGGCAGCCTCGTGGCGCACCTCCGGCGCGGCCGCGTCGGGCTGGCCGCGTCCGTGGCCGTGGAGAACTTCACCTTCGCGTGCGCGCACACGGCCCTGGGCGAGCCCGTCGGGGTGGCCGGGTTCGGGCGCGGCCCGCTCTCGCTGCCGGCGCAGCTCTCGCCGTCGCTCTCCGGCAGGTTCTCCTACTGCCTCGTGTCCCACTCCTTCCGCGCCGACCGGCTCATCCGCCCCAGCCCCCTCATCCTGGGCCGCAGCCCGGACGAGGCCGCCGGCCTCGGCGAGGCCGGCGGCTTCGTGTACACGCCGCTGCTGCACAACCCGAGGCACCCGTACTTCTACTCGGTGGCGCTGGAGGCGGTCTCGGTGGGCGAGACGAGGATACCGGCCCGCCCGGAGCTCGGGCGCGTGGACCGCGCCGGGAACGGCGGCATGGTGGTGGACTCGGGCACGACGTTCACCATGCTGCCCAGCGAGACGTACGCGCGGGTGGCCGAGGCATTCGCCCGCGCGATGGCCGCGGCGGGGTTCGCGCGCGCCGGGCGAGCCGAGGCGCAGACGGGGCTGAGGCCGTGCTACCGCTACGCCGCGACGGACCGCGGTGtgccgccgctggcgctccaCTTCCGGGGCAACGCGACGGTGGCGCTGCCCCGGCGGAACTACTTCATGGGGTTCAGGAGCGAgggggcggacggcggcggcgtggggtgCCTGATGCTGATGGACGGCGGGGACGCGTCCTCCGGGGACGGCGACGGGCCCGCCGGCACGCTGGGCAACTTCCAGCAGCAGGGGTTCGAGGTGGTGTACGACGTGGACGCCGGCCGCGTCGGGTTCGCCCGCCGCCGGTGCACGGACCTCTGGGACTCGCTCTCGCGCGGGTGA